In one Agathobacter rectalis ATCC 33656 genomic region, the following are encoded:
- the nrdD gene encoding anaerobic ribonucleoside-triphosphate reductase, producing MKIIKRSGSEDIFDAAKIVAAIRKANDSVLDYEKLTADQIEEIASNVETACENMKRSPSVEEIQDMVENQLMNKRAFTVARNYITYRYKRAIVRKSNSTDQQILSLLECNNEEVKQENSNKNPTVNSVQRDYMAGEVSKDITRRFLLPEDIVEAHEKGLIHFHDADYFAQHMHNCCLVNLEDMLQNGTVISETMIDTPKSFSTACNIATQAIAQIASSQYGGQSISLAHLAPFVQVSREKFRKQVQKEFESVGLDLDEEKINEVAELRVKEEINRGVQMIQYQVITLMTTNGQAPFITVFMYLNEVSDPQTKADLAAIIEEMLHQRIKGVKNEKGVYITPAFPKLIYVLEDDNITEDSKYWNLTVLAAQCSAKRMVPDYISEKVMKELKDGDVYTCMGCRSFLTVDRCSQTAGNVAHAENFDPNKRKYYGRFNQGVVTLNLVDVACSSEKDEEKFWKILDERLELCHRALMCRHKRLLGTKSDVAPILWQNGALARLKKGEVIDPLLFNGYSTISLGYAGLCECVRYMKGVSHTEPKEGTPFALKVMQRLNDACEQWKKESNIDFSIYGTPLESTTYKFAKCLQKRFGIIKGVTDKNYITNSYHVHVTEQINAFDKLKFESQFQKLSPGGAISYVEVPNMQDNIPAVLSVMQYIYDNIMYAELNTKSDYCQVCGYDGEIKIVEEEGSGKLIWECPHCGNRDQNKMSVARRTCGYIGTQFWNQGRTQEIKERVLHL from the coding sequence ATGAAAATCATCAAGCGAAGCGGCAGTGAGGATATATTTGATGCAGCCAAAATTGTAGCTGCCATTAGAAAGGCAAACGATTCAGTGCTAGACTATGAGAAGCTTACTGCTGATCAGATTGAGGAAATTGCAAGCAACGTGGAGACTGCATGTGAGAACATGAAGCGCTCTCCAAGCGTTGAGGAGATACAGGATATGGTGGAGAACCAGCTCATGAACAAGCGTGCCTTTACCGTAGCCAGAAACTACATTACTTACAGATATAAGAGAGCCATCGTCCGTAAGTCAAACTCTACGGACCAGCAGATTCTTAGCCTTCTTGAGTGCAATAACGAGGAGGTAAAGCAGGAAAACTCCAACAAGAATCCTACTGTAAACAGCGTGCAGCGTGACTACATGGCAGGTGAGGTGAGCAAGGATATCACACGCCGTTTCCTGCTTCCTGAGGATATAGTGGAGGCTCATGAGAAGGGGCTTATCCATTTCCACGATGCAGATTATTTTGCACAGCATATGCACAACTGCTGTCTTGTAAACCTTGAGGACATGCTTCAGAACGGCACAGTAATCAGTGAGACTATGATTGACACACCAAAGAGCTTTTCAACAGCCTGCAACATTGCTACACAGGCTATCGCACAGATTGCCAGCTCACAGTATGGTGGACAGAGTATCTCGCTTGCACATCTGGCACCATTTGTACAGGTCAGTCGTGAGAAGTTCAGAAAGCAGGTGCAAAAGGAATTCGAGAGCGTAGGCCTTGATTTAGATGAAGAAAAAATCAACGAGGTAGCAGAGCTCCGTGTCAAGGAGGAAATCAACCGTGGTGTGCAGATGATTCAGTATCAGGTCATCACACTCATGACTACAAACGGACAGGCACCGTTTATCACAGTATTCATGTACCTGAATGAGGTATCCGATCCGCAGACAAAGGCAGATCTTGCCGCAATCATTGAGGAGATGCTGCACCAGAGAATAAAGGGTGTAAAGAACGAAAAGGGTGTATATATCACACCGGCATTCCCTAAGCTCATATATGTGCTTGAGGATGATAATATCACAGAGGATTCAAAGTACTGGAATCTCACAGTGCTCGCGGCACAGTGCTCTGCAAAGAGAATGGTGCCTGACTATATTTCAGAGAAGGTCATGAAGGAGCTTAAGGACGGAGATGTGTATACATGCATGGGCTGCCGTTCATTCCTCACAGTGGACAGATGCTCACAGACAGCGGGCAATGTGGCACATGCCGAGAACTTTGATCCAAACAAGCGTAAATACTATGGACGTTTCAACCAGGGTGTTGTCACCTTAAATCTCGTTGATGTGGCATGCTCATCAGAAAAGGATGAGGAAAAATTCTGGAAGATACTTGATGAGAGACTTGAGCTGTGTCATAGAGCACTTATGTGCAGACATAAGAGGCTTCTTGGTACCAAATCCGATGTAGCACCGATTCTCTGGCAGAACGGAGCACTTGCACGTCTGAAAAAGGGAGAGGTTATAGACCCATTATTATTTAACGGATACTCAACAATCTCACTCGGCTATGCAGGACTTTGTGAGTGTGTACGCTATATGAAGGGAGTATCACACACAGAGCCAAAAGAGGGAACACCGTTTGCACTTAAGGTAATGCAGCGCTTAAACGATGCATGTGAGCAGTGGAAAAAGGAGTCAAACATCGATTTCAGTATATATGGCACACCGCTTGAGTCTACCACCTATAAGTTCGCGAAGTGCTTACAGAAGCGCTTTGGTATCATAAAGGGTGTTACCGACAAGAACTATATTACAAACAGCTACCATGTGCATGTAACAGAGCAGATTAATGCATTTGACAAGCTAAAGTTTGAGTCCCAGTTCCAGAAGCTGTCTCCGGGTGGCGCTATCAGCTACGTTGAGGTACCAAACATGCAGGACAATATCCCTGCAGTGCTTTCAGTAATGCAGTACATTTACGACAATATCATGTACGCAGAGCTGAATACAAAGAGCGACTATTGCCAGGTATGCGGCTACGACGGAGAAATCAAAATCGTAGAGGAAGAGGGCTCAGGCAAGCTTATCTGGGAGTGCCCACACTGTGGCAATCGTGACCAGAACAAGATGAGTGTAGCCCGCCGTACATGCGGCTATATAGGCACACAGTTCTGGAATCAGGGAAGAACCCAGGAGATTAAAGAGCGAGTGCTTCATCTGTAG
- a CDS encoding MarR family winged helix-turn-helix transcriptional regulator — MKEFTPDKYLGHKINRISRSIDRYFDRKRCSKTECIPRSQGMMIGYIMDNQGQNIFQKDIEAKFHLSGATVTNMLKSLEKNGYIVRTPMENDARLKRIELTQKALDHENRVRENIMVIEEAMHEGFSKEEFNMMLGFLDRVIDNMEKLNK, encoded by the coding sequence ATGAAGGAGTTTACACCGGATAAATACTTAGGACACAAGATAAACCGCATCAGCAGGAGCATAGACAGATATTTTGACAGAAAAAGGTGCAGTAAAACAGAATGTATACCGCGAAGCCAGGGGATGATGATTGGATATATAATGGATAATCAGGGCCAAAATATATTTCAAAAGGATATCGAAGCAAAGTTTCATCTGTCAGGAGCCACAGTGACAAATATGCTTAAAAGTCTTGAAAAAAACGGCTATATCGTGCGCACACCTATGGAAAATGATGCAAGGCTTAAGAGGATTGAGCTGACGCAAAAAGCACTGGACCATGAAAACAGGGTAAGGGAAAATATAATGGTAATAGAGGAAGCCATGCACGAAGGCTTTTCTAAGGAGGAGTTTAACATGATGCTTGGCTTTTTGGACAGAGTGATTGACAATATGGAAAAGCTTAACAAGTAA
- a CDS encoding ABC transporter ATP-binding protein: MLKTLGAQIKEYKWASIATPVFMLLEVAVDTIIPLLMASIIDNGVNMGDTRHIYIMGVWMIVAALFGLLTGCLGAKYGAKAAMGFGKNLRAAMFRNIQTFSFANIDRFSSASLVTRMTTDVTNIQNAYMMLLRMAMRAPASIICAMAMSFFISPRLATIYLIAVIVLGALLLFISKAAMKYFDRAFKRYDDLNESVQENVSAIRVVKAYVREDYEKKRFSKAAQNIYDVFVKAESLVVYNSPLMQFTVYACILLISWLGAHMVVSSTLTTGDLMALLTYCMNILMNLMMLSMVFVMISLSLASARRISEVLNEQSTLHNPKEPLYDVPDGSISFKHVSFRYSDTAETPVLSDINLDIKSGETIGIIGGTGSSKSSLVNLISRLYDTDTGSVIVGGHDVREYDMDTLRNKVAVVLQQNVLFSGTILENLRWGDKNATTDECIEACKMACADDFIESFPDKYNTYIEQGGTNVSGGQKQRLCIARALLKKPRILILDDSTSAVDTATDSKIRAALAKTIPGTTKLIIAQRISSVMDADRIIVMNDGKVDGFDTHENLLKNNEIYRDVYDSQTNGGGDFDEGGAA, encoded by the coding sequence ATGTTAAAAACACTAGGTGCCCAAATAAAGGAATACAAATGGGCTTCGATTGCGACACCTGTTTTCATGCTGCTTGAGGTGGCTGTGGATACCATAATCCCTCTTCTCATGGCATCAATCATCGACAACGGTGTCAATATGGGCGACACAAGGCATATCTATATCATGGGTGTGTGGATGATTGTCGCAGCACTGTTTGGTCTTTTGACAGGATGTCTCGGTGCAAAATATGGTGCAAAGGCCGCCATGGGCTTTGGAAAAAATCTGCGTGCTGCAATGTTTCGCAACATCCAGACCTTTTCCTTTGCAAATATCGACAGATTCTCATCCGCTAGCCTTGTCACACGTATGACAACCGATGTGACCAACATCCAGAATGCTTACATGATGCTGCTTCGCATGGCTATGAGAGCCCCTGCATCCATAATATGTGCGATGGCTATGTCATTTTTCATCAGCCCTCGCCTTGCGACAATATACTTAATCGCTGTCATTGTGCTTGGAGCTTTACTGCTTTTCATCAGTAAGGCGGCCATGAAATACTTCGACAGAGCCTTCAAGCGCTATGATGACCTGAATGAAAGCGTACAGGAAAACGTATCCGCTATCCGCGTTGTAAAGGCATACGTCCGTGAGGATTATGAGAAGAAACGTTTTTCAAAGGCAGCACAGAATATCTACGACGTATTTGTGAAGGCAGAAAGCCTTGTGGTATACAACTCTCCTCTCATGCAGTTTACAGTGTATGCCTGCATCCTGTTAATAAGCTGGCTCGGAGCTCATATGGTGGTAAGCAGCACTCTCACTACAGGTGATCTGATGGCTCTTCTCACCTATTGCATGAATATTCTGATGAACCTCATGATGCTCTCGATGGTGTTTGTAATGATTTCACTCTCACTCGCATCCGCAAGACGAATCAGCGAGGTATTAAATGAACAGAGCACACTGCACAATCCAAAGGAACCGCTTTACGATGTGCCTGACGGAAGCATAAGCTTTAAGCATGTATCCTTCAGATATTCAGACACCGCTGAAACTCCGGTTCTGTCAGATATAAATCTAGACATAAAATCCGGTGAGACCATCGGCATCATAGGAGGAACCGGAAGCTCGAAATCTTCCCTTGTAAACCTGATAAGCCGTCTCTATGACACAGACACAGGCTCTGTAATCGTTGGGGGCCACGATGTGCGTGAATACGATATGGACACTCTCAGAAACAAGGTCGCTGTCGTGCTCCAGCAGAACGTGCTTTTCTCGGGCACCATACTCGAAAATCTGCGCTGGGGTGACAAAAACGCTACCACAGATGAGTGTATTGAGGCCTGCAAAATGGCATGCGCCGATGACTTTATCGAGTCCTTCCCTGACAAGTACAACACCTACATAGAGCAGGGCGGAACCAACGTATCCGGTGGCCAGAAGCAGCGTCTGTGTATCGCAAGAGCTCTACTTAAAAAGCCAAGGATACTCATACTCGATGACAGCACCTCGGCTGTGGATACAGCAACAGATTCAAAAATCCGTGCTGCCCTCGCAAAAACAATACCGGGAACCACTAAGCTCATCATCGCACAGCGTATCTCATCAGTCATGGATGCTGACCGTATCATCGTGATGAATGACGGAAAAGTGGACGGCTTTGACACTCACGAAAATCTGCTTAAAAATAATGAAATCTACCGCGATGTTTACGATTCCCAGACAAACGGCGGAGGAGACTTTGATGAAGGAGGTGCTGCCTGA
- a CDS encoding ABC transporter ATP-binding protein has protein sequence MPGPRGPRGPKPKIKNPGKLFARLMGFIFKKYLPACIIVVICIFVSVLANVQGTMFTKNLIDDYIVPLLKTGSPDYGPLLAAMGRVAVFYGIGVISTFAYSKIMIYVSQGTIKNLRVELFSHMQDLPIRYFDSHAHGDIMSIYTNDIDTLRQLISQSLPQILNSAITVVSVFVSMVILNIPLTILTIVMVIVTTVVTKKFAGFSSRYFLAQQRDLGKVNGFIEEMLNGQKVVKVFTHEQENIEAFDKINDELFESAYNANMYSNMLGPVNAQIGNLSYVLCALAGGVMALSGFGGLTLGKLASFLTFNKSFNMPISQVSQQFNSIIMALAGCDRIFSLLDETPETDEGYVTLVNAKEENGKLTETHERTGLWAWKHTHQADGSVDYKKLEGDVVFDDVDFGYVPEKIVLHDVDLFATPGQKIAFVGTTGAGKTTITNLINRFYDIADGKIRYDGININKIKKADLRHSLGIVLQDTHLFTATVMENIRYGKLDATDDEVYAAARLANADTFIRQLPDGYNTVLTGDGANLSQGQRQLLAIARAAIADPPVLILDEATSSIDTRTERIVQDGMDKLMHGRTTFVIAHRLSTVRNSDCIMVLEQGRIIERGSHDELISKKGKYYQLYTGKTA, from the coding sequence ATGCCAGGACCACGAGGACCACGAGGTCCAAAACCCAAAATTAAAAATCCCGGTAAGCTTTTTGCGCGCCTCATGGGATTTATTTTCAAGAAATATTTACCGGCCTGCATAATTGTTGTGATATGTATCTTTGTCAGTGTACTTGCAAATGTGCAGGGAACCATGTTTACCAAAAATTTGATTGATGACTATATAGTACCACTGCTTAAGACAGGAAGTCCCGACTACGGACCACTCCTTGCAGCAATGGGAAGGGTCGCCGTATTCTACGGCATCGGCGTCATCAGTACGTTTGCATACAGCAAAATAATGATCTACGTATCACAGGGCACCATTAAGAACCTGCGTGTTGAGCTCTTTTCCCATATGCAGGATCTGCCAATCCGATACTTTGACTCACATGCGCACGGCGATATCATGTCAATTTATACAAACGATATCGATACACTCCGCCAGCTCATCAGCCAGAGTCTTCCGCAGATACTTAACAGTGCTATCACTGTTGTGAGCGTTTTTGTTTCAATGGTCATATTAAATATTCCGCTCACCATACTAACTATCGTGATGGTAATCGTAACAACAGTCGTGACAAAGAAATTTGCAGGCTTCTCCAGCCGCTATTTCCTTGCACAGCAGCGCGACCTCGGCAAGGTTAACGGCTTCATCGAGGAAATGCTCAACGGCCAGAAGGTAGTCAAGGTATTTACCCACGAGCAGGAAAATATTGAAGCCTTCGACAAAATAAACGATGAACTCTTTGAAAGCGCTTACAATGCCAACATGTACTCCAACATGCTCGGTCCTGTAAACGCACAGATTGGAAATCTAAGCTACGTGCTCTGCGCTCTTGCCGGCGGTGTTATGGCTCTTTCAGGCTTTGGCGGTCTGACCCTTGGTAAGCTTGCGAGCTTTCTGACCTTTAACAAGAGCTTTAACATGCCTATCTCGCAGGTCAGCCAGCAGTTCAACAGTATCATCATGGCGCTTGCCGGATGTGACCGTATCTTCTCACTGCTCGACGAAACGCCTGAGACTGACGAGGGCTATGTCACACTGGTAAATGCTAAGGAAGAAAACGGAAAACTTACCGAAACCCATGAACGCACCGGCTTATGGGCATGGAAGCATACTCATCAGGCTGACGGCTCTGTGGACTACAAAAAGCTTGAGGGCGATGTGGTATTTGACGATGTGGATTTCGGATATGTGCCTGAGAAAATTGTACTGCACGATGTGGATCTTTTTGCAACACCCGGTCAGAAGATTGCCTTTGTTGGCACCACCGGAGCTGGAAAGACTACCATCACTAACCTTATCAACCGCTTCTACGATATAGCAGACGGCAAGATAAGATATGACGGCATCAATATAAACAAGATTAAAAAGGCTGATCTGCGCCACTCTCTTGGCATTGTTTTGCAGGATACCCATCTTTTCACAGCTACTGTCATGGAAAACATCCGCTACGGCAAGCTTGATGCCACAGATGATGAAGTATACGCAGCTGCCCGCCTGGCAAACGCCGATACGTTTATCCGCCAGCTTCCTGACGGCTACAATACTGTACTGACAGGTGACGGTGCAAACCTAAGCCAGGGCCAGCGCCAGCTTCTAGCCATTGCGCGTGCCGCTATCGCCGATCCTCCTGTGCTCATCCTCGATGAGGCTACAAGCTCAATTGATACACGTACTGAGCGTATTGTTCAGGACGGCATGGATAAGCTCATGCATGGCCGTACTACATTTGTTATCGCACACAGGCTTTCTACTGTCAGAAACAGCGACTGTATTATGGTTTTGGAGCAGGGACGCATTATTGAAAGGGGAAGTCATGATGAGCTGATTTCAAAGAAGGGAAAGTATTATCAGCTTTATACAGGAAAGACTGCGTAA
- a CDS encoding NAD(+) synthase, with the protein MNTGFYRVAASSPEIYLGDCVNNADNIIHIAESLAKKDVQLVVFPELCITGYSCADMFLRKELLAQAQQELDRIKTALQDLSILVCVGLPIEDEAGRLFNCAAYVHSGEIVGIVPKTYIPNYGEFYEKRWFTSADKRLSDEITLNYVANRPTVPFSPNIIIKDLRGAIVGTEICEDLWVSAPPSGELCKAGANIIINPSASNDVIGKREYRRSLVAMQSGRCRAGYVYASSGAGESSTDLVFSGHCIIADNGRIAGETSDYSKRMNKKVSEDDVMSSGFVISEIDIDRCMNDRHRYNSDSWADVPDVIKVILNGENRMKDYQIWPKKVNPYPFVPSDKNNRKNRCMEILSLQAKGLEQRLISTGIKNVVLGISGGLDSTLALLVCCDAFEALGIPKRNIYGITMPGFGTTSTTKTIADRLMEEFGVTAVEVNIEAACRQHMKDIGHPDDVFDVTYENIQARERTQVLFDYANMVDGLVIGTGDMSELALGWCTYNGDHMSNYAVNCSVPKTLVKYIVQAYASECASTDEMKNVLCEIADLPISPELLPPDKDGNIAQKTEESIGKYDLHDFFLYHFLRNGESRDRILKLAEIAFANVSKGEIEKTLETFFTRFRQQQFKRSCIPDGPKVGTVSLSPRGDLRMPSDMVELY; encoded by the coding sequence ATGAATACAGGATTTTACCGTGTTGCCGCATCGTCCCCTGAGATTTATCTCGGGGACTGCGTGAACAATGCTGACAATATCATACACATTGCAGAGTCACTTGCAAAAAAGGATGTGCAGCTTGTGGTTTTTCCGGAGCTGTGTATTACGGGATATAGCTGTGCAGACATGTTTTTGAGAAAAGAACTGCTCGCGCAGGCTCAGCAAGAACTGGACAGGATTAAAACAGCATTGCAGGATTTAAGCATCCTTGTATGCGTGGGACTGCCGATAGAAGATGAAGCTGGCAGACTTTTCAACTGTGCTGCATATGTACACAGCGGAGAAATTGTTGGAATTGTGCCAAAAACATATATTCCCAACTATGGTGAATTTTATGAGAAACGCTGGTTTACAAGCGCAGACAAGAGATTATCAGATGAGATTACTTTAAATTATGTCGCAAACAGGCCAACAGTACCTTTTTCTCCGAATATTATTATCAAGGATCTGAGAGGCGCAATTGTCGGTACTGAGATTTGTGAAGATTTATGGGTAAGTGCGCCTCCGAGCGGGGAGCTTTGCAAAGCCGGTGCAAATATCATTATAAATCCATCAGCAAGCAATGACGTAATCGGAAAAAGAGAATACAGGCGCAGTCTTGTGGCGATGCAGTCAGGAAGATGCCGTGCCGGATACGTGTATGCGTCAAGCGGTGCAGGAGAGAGCAGCACGGATCTGGTATTTTCCGGCCACTGCATCATAGCTGATAATGGCAGAATAGCTGGTGAGACGTCAGATTATTCAAAACGTATGAATAAAAAGGTATCAGAAGATGATGTGATGAGCTCTGGTTTTGTGATAAGTGAGATAGATATTGATCGCTGCATGAATGACCGCCACAGATACAACAGCGATTCATGGGCTGATGTGCCGGATGTGATAAAAGTAATTTTAAATGGTGAAAACCGGATGAAGGATTATCAAATATGGCCAAAGAAAGTTAATCCGTATCCGTTTGTACCAAGTGATAAAAACAACCGAAAAAACCGCTGCATGGAGATTTTGTCGCTTCAGGCAAAAGGTCTGGAACAGAGACTCATATCCACCGGAATAAAAAATGTTGTTCTTGGAATATCCGGCGGTCTGGACAGCACACTTGCACTTTTGGTATGCTGTGATGCATTTGAAGCACTTGGCATTCCGAAGAGAAATATCTATGGTATTACAATGCCAGGATTTGGAACTACATCTACTACAAAGACAATTGCTGACAGGCTTATGGAAGAATTTGGAGTGACAGCCGTGGAAGTTAATATTGAGGCTGCATGCAGACAGCACATGAAGGATATAGGACATCCGGATGATGTTTTTGACGTGACATATGAAAACATTCAGGCCAGAGAGCGTACGCAAGTATTATTCGATTATGCAAACATGGTAGACGGACTTGTAATCGGTACAGGTGATATGTCAGAGCTTGCACTTGGCTGGTGCACCTACAACGGTGACCATATGAGCAATTATGCCGTGAACTGCAGTGTACCAAAGACACTTGTTAAATACATTGTACAGGCTTATGCCAGCGAGTGCGCGTCAACGGATGAAATGAAAAATGTGCTTTGCGAAATAGCAGACCTGCCTATTTCTCCTGAACTACTGCCGCCGGATAAAGACGGTAACATAGCACAGAAAACAGAGGAGAGCATCGGCAAATATGACCTTCATGACTTCTTCCTTTATCATTTTCTGCGTAATGGAGAAAGCCGGGATCGGATATTAAAACTTGCAGAGATTGCTTTTGCAAATGTAAGTAAGGGTGAAATAGAAAAGACTCTGGAAACATTCTTTACGCGTTTCAGGCAGCAGCAGTTTAAGCGTTCATGCATACCTGACGGACCAAAGGTGGGAACTGTTTCATTATCTCCTAGAGGTGATCTGAGAATGCCAAGCGATATGGTGGAATTGTATTAG
- the pncB gene encoding nicotinate phosphoribosyltransferase: MKLNQIITSLLETDMYKFSMGQTIFHQFTDYKTTWTFKCRNEDVHFTQKMVQEITEQIKAFCKLRFTEDELAYLDNIKWIKGSYVDFLRLWQPRFEDFEIGTDAPCGLSIEAKGTWLNTSMYEIPTLAIVNEVYFRMAYDYDKLLDSFKKRLDAKYENLKNGHWYAGTFSEFGLRRRLSAEAQELAVQKFAHLNDTLHSSSKFVGTSNVYLAKKYGLTPVGTMAHEWIMCTGQGNHRHNPAYSNWYALDAWIKEYGVLNGIALTDTITTDCFLRDFQLTYATLFSGVRHDSGDPYEWGEKMIAHYKSLGIDPKTKTLLFSDSLDFERADKLYRHFCKEINVAFGIGTYLSNDTDVPALNIVMKTTICNGMDVAKISDTPGKGMCKNPDYVDYLNRCIDYRMKNDR; the protein is encoded by the coding sequence ATGAAATTAAACCAGATAATCACAAGTCTTTTAGAGACTGATATGTATAAATTCAGCATGGGTCAGACAATATTCCATCAGTTTACGGATTACAAGACCACATGGACATTCAAGTGCAGAAATGAAGATGTGCATTTTACACAGAAAATGGTGCAGGAGATAACAGAACAGATTAAGGCTTTCTGTAAGCTTCGGTTTACAGAGGATGAGCTTGCATATCTTGACAATATCAAATGGATCAAAGGCTCTTATGTTGATTTTCTTCGTCTCTGGCAGCCGCGTTTTGAGGATTTTGAGATAGGAACAGATGCACCTTGTGGCTTGTCTATCGAGGCAAAAGGAACATGGCTTAACACTTCAATGTATGAGATTCCGACACTTGCCATTGTAAATGAAGTGTATTTCAGAATGGCATATGACTATGATAAGCTGCTTGACAGCTTTAAGAAGCGTTTGGATGCAAAGTATGAGAATTTAAAGAACGGACACTGGTACGCGGGTACATTCTCAGAGTTTGGTCTCAGAAGAAGACTTTCTGCTGAAGCGCAGGAGCTTGCAGTGCAGAAGTTCGCACATTTAAACGACACCCTGCACAGTTCATCAAAGTTTGTCGGCACATCAAATGTGTATCTTGCAAAGAAGTACGGACTTACACCTGTAGGCACCATGGCTCATGAGTGGATTATGTGCACAGGACAGGGCAATCACAGGCACAATCCGGCATATTCAAACTGGTATGCTCTCGATGCATGGATCAAGGAGTATGGAGTATTAAACGGTATTGCGCTTACTGACACAATCACAACAGACTGTTTCCTGCGTGATTTCCAGCTGACCTATGCGACACTTTTCTCAGGAGTGCGTCATGACAGCGGAGACCCGTATGAGTGGGGTGAAAAGATGATTGCTCATTACAAGAGCCTTGGAATTGACCCAAAAACAAAGACACTTTTATTCAGCGACAGTCTTGATTTTGAGCGTGCTGACAAGCTCTACAGACATTTCTGCAAGGAAATAAATGTAGCTTTCGGTATTGGCACATACTTAAGCAATGATACAGATGTTCCTGCACTCAATATTGTCATGAAAACCACAATATGCAATGGTATGGATGTAGCGAAGATTTCTGATACACCCGGCAAGGGGATGTGCAAAAATCCGGATTATGTGGATTACTTAAACCGCTGCATTGATTACAGGATGAAAAATGACCGCTAG
- a CDS encoding cysteine hydrolase family protein — MAKKILVVVDAQNDFITGVLGNKECNVATNVIADEIRSGKYDDVIFTRDTHDENYLNTQEGRKLPVAHCIKGTNGWEVDARLKAAMKERGVDCDDMTYIDKPTFGSKELGELLAGYDNSDTEIYFCGFCTGICVISNVAIAKTFCKDAEVSVIENACACVTPESHKTAIEAMKMIQVNII; from the coding sequence ATGGCAAAGAAAATTTTAGTAGTAGTGGATGCACAGAATGACTTTATTACAGGAGTTCTTGGAAACAAGGAGTGTAACGTGGCAACAAATGTTATTGCAGATGAAATCAGGTCAGGAAAATATGATGACGTGATATTCACAAGGGATACGCATGATGAAAACTATCTGAATACTCAGGAGGGAAGAAAGCTTCCGGTAGCTCACTGTATTAAAGGGACAAACGGATGGGAAGTAGACGCTCGTCTTAAAGCAGCAATGAAGGAGCGTGGAGTTGACTGTGATGATATGACTTATATTGACAAGCCGACGTTTGGCAGCAAAGAGCTTGGCGAACTGCTTGCGGGATATGACAACAGCGATACAGAGATTTATTTCTGCGGATTCTGCACGGGAATATGCGTAATCAGCAACGTAGCGATTGCAAAGACGTTCTGTAAAGATGCAGAGGTGTCAGTGATAGAAAATGCCTGTGCCTGCGTAACGCCTGAAAGTCATAAGACAGCAATAGAAGCAATGAAAATGATTCAGGTCAATATTATATAG